The genomic DNA AGCTCGAACGGCAGATCAGCGAACACAAAAAGAAGTTCCGCAACCGCAAACACCAAACCTCCTAGGTTCGTCCTTGGTCATTTGTCCTTCGTCCTTTGTGCCCGATCCGGCGATCGTTGCGATCGGCAGCGTCACCGCTGACGGCAAAGGACGAAGGACCAGGAACAAAGAACATCACCCCATGAAGCTGCAAGAGTTCATCGTCCACGACGCGATCGTCCCCGACCTGCAGGCCACCGATCGCGACGGTGCGATCCGCGAGCTGGTCAGTTCCCTCGCCGCCGCCGGTGCCATCGAGCCGGACGGGTCCGACGAGATCGTCGCCGCCTTGATCAAGCGGGAGCAAAACGGCTCCACCGGCTTCGGCAAAGGCGTGGCCGTCCCTCACGTCAAGCACCCCAAGGTCAACAAGATGGTCGGCACCGTCGGCCGAAGCGCCTCTGGCATCGACTTCACCGCGCTCGACAGCCAGCCGGTCTACTCCATCGTCCTGTTGCTGAGCCCCGACAACGAGCCGCAACAGCACCTGCAGGCGATGGAAATCGTGTTCCGGTCGTTGCAAAAGGACATGTTCCGCCGGTTCCTGCGTCAGTCCGAGACGCGCGAAGCCATCGTCGACCTGCTCGAGGAAGCCGACAACGGATAGATCGGCCTTGGCAGCGAAGTTGGCGACGACGGTCCGAGATCACGGGAGGAGGAGTCCCGGTGTCATGGCGAGTATCGAGCGGCAAATCACGATCCAGAACGACAACGGACTGCACGCCCGCCCGGCGATGCAGTTCGTCGACTGCGCCAACGCTTTCTCGGCCAACATCACCGTGATCCGCGCCGCCGACCACCCCGAAGGGCCCGCCGAAGCCGACGCGAAAAGTGTCATGCAGATGCTCACCCTCGCCGCGACCAAAGGCACGATCCTCACCGTCGTCGCGGAGGGCGACGACGCCGAAGACGCACTGAAGCAGTTGGAGCAAATGGTGCATGACAAGTTCGGAGAAGAAAGCTAGCCCCGTCCGCTTCACACCATGGAGATTTTCAAAGGCATCGGCGTTTCTCCCGGCGTGGTCGTCAGCACCGCAGTGGTGCTCGACGCCGAGGATGTAAGCGTCCCGCGCCGCACCGTCGCGCCCGACGCCATCACTGAAGAGCTCCAACGCATCGACCTGGCCGTCGAACATGCCATCGACGATCTGACCAATCTCCGCGACGACATGGCCGACAGCCATGGCAGCGACATCGGCGGCATTTTCGACTTCCACCTCGGTATTCTGCGGGATAAGTCGATCCTCAAGCGCATCCGGACTTCGGTCGAAACCGAACAACTCGCGGCCGAGTCCGCCGTCCACGGCATCCTGCAGGACACCGCCGCCAAGTTCCTCGGGCTCAAGGACAAGTACTTCGCCGAGCGGGTCAAGGACGTTTACGACATCGAGCGTCGCCTGCTCCGCCGGCTCATCGGACAACAGCACGAGGCCCTCACCGCCCTCTCCGGAGACGTCGCGGTCATCGCCCACGACCTGCTCCCGTCGCAAACCGCCGCGCTCGACAAGCGTCACGTCAAGGGCTTCGCGACGGATGTCGGCGGCCGAACGAGCCACACCGCCATCGTCGCCCGGGCGATGAACATCCCGGCCGTCGTCGGCCTCGGCAATGCCACCGCCGCGCTGTCCAACGGCGACGTCGTCATCATCGACGGCACGCGCGGCATGGTCATCGTCCACCCGGACAAGGATCAAATCGCCGAGTACCGCGCCAGCGAACGCCAACAGGCCAAGGTCCAGATGGAGCTCGCCAAGCTCCGAGACCTGCCCGCCGAGACGGCCGATCCGCCGCCCAACACCTACCGCGTCGCCCTCGAGGCCAACATCGAGTTCCCAGCCGAGATCAGCGACGCCGTCGAGCAAGGTGCCGAAGGAATCGGCCTGTACCGCACCGAGTTCCTCTATCTCGCTTCCAAGCAAGAGCCGAGCGAGGAAGACCATTTCGCCGCCTACCACGACGCGCTCCAGCGGCTCGACGGCAAGCCGCTGACCATCCGCACCCTCGACCTCGGGGCCGACAAGTACTCCGAGGATCAGGCCCGCACCCCCGAGAAGAACCCTTTTCTCGGCGATCGCTCCATCCGCATGTGCCTGCACGACATTCCGATGTTCAAGCGGCAACTGCGGGCCATCCTCCGTGCCAGCGCTCACGGCACCGTCAAGGTCATGTTCCCAATGATCTCCACGTTGATGGAACTGCGTCAGGCCAAGATGGTCCTCGGCGACGTCATGGAGGAGCTCGAAGACGAAGGCATCCCCTTCGACCGCGACATCCCGATCGGCATGATGGTCGAAGTCCCCGCCGCGGCGTTCATGGCCCCGCAGTTCGCCAAGGAGGTCGATTTCTTCTCGATCGGGACCAACGACCTCATCCAGTACACCCTGGCGGTCGATAGAACCAACGAGCGCGTCGCGGGCCTGTTCAACCCCGCCCACCCTGCCGTGCTCGGGCTCATCCGCGACGTCATCCGCGCCGCCCAGCGGGCCAAGATCCCCGCCAGCGTCTGCGGCGAGATGGCCGGCGAACCGCTCTACACCCTGCTTTTGCTGGGCCTGGGCCTGCACACCTTCAGCATGAACGGCCCTGACGTGCCGGAGGTCAAGAAGATCATCCGCAACACCACCATGGACCACGCCCGCACCGTCGCGCGCAAGGTCATGAGCTTCGACAGCGAACGCCAAGTCATCCATTACCTCCGCGAACAGACCCGAACCATCCTGCCCGAAGCCTTCTGAACCAGCGGACGAGTTGGCGTCGTCGCTTTGCCCGACGAAACAAGACGCTACACTCGGCCGGTCCGATAACGGACACGCAGCTAACGAACCACCCATGAACCCTCCGCCGGCCCTCCGCCGCGGACTCACCCCAAACCCGGAACGCCGCCGAGCGGCCCGCTTCGAAGCCCCGACTCACCCGAGTCACCGGTTCACCTGAATCGACCGACGCGCCCGGCCCCCGACGTTCCCCAAAGCCCCGCCCGCCACCCAATCACTCCGCGGGCCATGGCAAGGAATCTCCGACCTTGGAAAACGAAAACCAGGACCAAGGCGCCGTCTCCGCGAGCGCCGACTCTCAGGACGAGAAGCCCAATCCCGCCGCCCGCCGCCGACGTCGCCGCCGACGCAGCGCTCCCGAAGCCGAACCGGTCGAGACCGTCGTCGCCGAGGAGCCGGCCGTGGTCGAAGCGCTTGCCGACGACATTGATGACGAGGACGTCGAGGTCACCGATGTCGAGGACGTCGATGTCGAGGCCGACGAGATCGACGAGCCCGTCGACGAAGAGGACGACGACGAAGCCGCTGAAGAGGAAGCGTCCGACGACGACTCGGACGAGGATGACTCGGACCACGACACTGACGACGAGCCCGAGGAAAAGCCCAAGAAGAACAAGCGCGTCCTGAAGGACATCGGCCTCGGCCCCGACGGCAAGCCCAAGAACCCCCGCAAGCGCCGCACGCGCCAGGACCGCGAGGCCAACGTCTACCGCGACCGCGAGGAAGACGCCGACGCCGCCGACCGACCCGCCCCCGCCAAGCGTGCCCGCCCCGAGCCGCAGCGCAAGGAGATGTTCATCAACGTCACCGAGGGCGAGGAGT from Planctomycetota bacterium includes the following:
- a CDS encoding PTS sugar transporter subunit IIA; translated protein: MKLQEFIVHDAIVPDLQATDRDGAIRELVSSLAAAGAIEPDGSDEIVAALIKREQNGSTGFGKGVAVPHVKHPKVNKMVGTVGRSASGIDFTALDSQPVYSIVLLLSPDNEPQQHLQAMEIVFRSLQKDMFRRFLRQSETREAIVDLLEEADNG
- a CDS encoding HPr family phosphocarrier protein, whose protein sequence is MASIERQITIQNDNGLHARPAMQFVDCANAFSANITVIRAADHPEGPAEADAKSVMQMLTLAATKGTILTVVAEGDDAEDALKQLEQMVHDKFGEES
- the ptsP gene encoding phosphoenolpyruvate--protein phosphotransferase; the protein is MEIFKGIGVSPGVVVSTAVVLDAEDVSVPRRTVAPDAITEELQRIDLAVEHAIDDLTNLRDDMADSHGSDIGGIFDFHLGILRDKSILKRIRTSVETEQLAAESAVHGILQDTAAKFLGLKDKYFAERVKDVYDIERRLLRRLIGQQHEALTALSGDVAVIAHDLLPSQTAALDKRHVKGFATDVGGRTSHTAIVARAMNIPAVVGLGNATAALSNGDVVIIDGTRGMVIVHPDKDQIAEYRASERQQAKVQMELAKLRDLPAETADPPPNTYRVALEANIEFPAEISDAVEQGAEGIGLYRTEFLYLASKQEPSEEDHFAAYHDALQRLDGKPLTIRTLDLGADKYSEDQARTPEKNPFLGDRSIRMCLHDIPMFKRQLRAILRASAHGTVKVMFPMISTLMELRQAKMVLGDVMEELEDEGIPFDRDIPIGMMVEVPAAAFMAPQFAKEVDFFSIGTNDLIQYTLAVDRTNERVAGLFNPAHPAVLGLIRDVIRAAQRAKIPASVCGEMAGEPLYTLLLLGLGLHTFSMNGPDVPEVKKIIRNTTMDHARTVARKVMSFDSERQVIHYLREQTRTILPEAF